The Zeugodacus cucurbitae isolate PBARC_wt_2022May chromosome 4, idZeuCucr1.2, whole genome shotgun sequence genome includes the window CATCTGCGGTACAATGGCATATAAGTGCTATGTATACATGAATGTATTGAAAGCGTCtgctaaatcatttttttttatttgtgtaaaaaacaatttcatttacaAAACCTCAAGCaaacacacgtacatacatacacatacgaaTGAATGCGCGTATTTGTTTCGTAGGCAATTACAGTGTTTTTTTTCGTTGCTTTTAAATGTCGCCTGCTGATTATATTTCCGCTCTCGTCTGATAATAGCAACGTTGGaaaaaactaaatgaaatgCGAACGCATGAGTATTTCTTCCAAACCGATAACCATTcactcgtatgtatatatgtatgtatgtatataaattatatgaagtTCTGCATTCAGACGTGTGTTTATTGAGCTTTTCATGTGACTGTGACTTTGCTATGAACAACCttagttatacatacatacgaacaaaCATTTGTAGAATTgccaaattatatatgtacactgACTTGAGACttgaagatttgtatgtattagATTGCCTTCAATCcgtttaatttttgctttttctaaTTCTAAACACATAACCAGTGACACTGGAATTCTATGAAATGGTCAAAATTGATTATCCATGAAAAAGCAACCATAgcagaaaaagcaaaaataactgtaaattaaggaaaaattgaaaatatataaattaatgttaaattcTTATTAACTAGAAGTTTTCTAGTTCTTTATGAGTATTACACTTTTATAGAACGAGAATCCAAGATAACAACAACTCTCATAACTGAATTTCGCAGTGAAACTACATTAATTGTGATGAGACTAGTTAATCTGAACCAACCTCAATAAGTGTCGCAATATTATCATCCAGAAAATGAACAAATACAGCTAATGAAAACTCAAATACTATGCCAAATTTATATTACGAAAAAAATGcggcaaaaacaaacaaacggtattttaaaccaaaacaaattaatagaagatgaaaaattaattgaaaacgtAACCAACGCCCCCGAATTGACGTCATATCCGGCTTTGCGCGGGAGCAGCAAGCAGCGGAGCACAGAGCACAGCAGGCGACCAACAGCATGTGGGTACTCGAATGTGTGCTGCGTCGCTAATGACACTCAATGGCTGAAATGTACttgaaattacatacatacgtacatacgctCCATGCAAAGAATGGAGAAAACGCGATTCTTAAAGTGAACAGacaatttatttactaaattttccgAAAGtcatgattttatattttttccacataTAAGCCACCCGTagatattaaaacaacaacattttttttgttaatattttaataacagcACTGTTAAACGCTTCTAAATTCAATGTTAATGTTAAACAACTGATtatagataaaaattaaaaaaaaaaatatttttaaattaaaaattaattgaatttacgATATTTCGCAGAAATTAGCACTTTAGTTTTGGTAATTTCGAAAATCATGGTCGCTTTAATGCCGAAATTTCGCTGTTGTACTTATCAGATCTGGCAACCTTATGCGCTtgcagacagacatacatacacactcgtACGTATGCATAAACTgacagaataacaacaacaagaacaacagcagcaaattaTAATGAAAAGCAAATATGATTGCCAAATTGAATGTAGTATATTTAAGCCACATCTACATATCTACACACGTACatacgtatgtttgtatgtttgtttgtgcaaCTACGAAATTTTCTGTACCCAACATTGGATTtggtatttttaaacatttcacgtaattgttgctatttttcagtcgtcaattttttaatttcaaatttgaaattatctTTTTGCGTTTATTTTCGGATATTTGAATGTTCACGAGTGAtggctgtgtatgtgtgtgtgtgtgtgtgtgtgtgtgtggtcgcATATGTTATACGCCCGTTCTGTTTgcattatttcattaataaGAAATACAGAAACCGATTTTCTTgtttcacaacaaaaacaaaaaccaacaaaaacaaattccaaTTGTATTTTCATTGAAAGAACTTGACATGGCAAGCATTTAAAGAACGCTTCATATTTGTCTTCGCTGCTAATCACAAGGAATTATAGACAATACAAATACggtaaagtgaagtgaaataatGAATTGTTTTTCAGTGATATACATGAAACATTTTTACTCCAACACACAgcgtttaaattaaatatttgtttattgttttctttcttttgctCGCTGCGTGcgctatgtatgtatttgcccAAGCGGGCGTTCGCTGCTAAACGCTAAATATTCATTCATTATTTCGACAGGCAATGTGTTGAATCGACAATTAAAGCAGAGGAAACGCAAATAGCGAGCGTTCGGGAAttatacaacagcaacagcaacagataCAGACAGATATTGTGACTCTTTCAGCATCGAACGAACTCACAACCCACACACATATTGACATATATATACTCTACTACATACTGTTATGAGCGAAATGCAAGCGCCAAACACCGACCACATTCCATTCAAATTAACCCAAGCTCAGAAATCTCGAAAAGCAGTAAAAACCGAAACTGACGGAAAATCCAATTTGAAAAGACATTAACTGGACCTATTGTATACCTATTAATTAATAAGGTGTGTCTTTTCCTAATATGGAAAGTGTATTCTAACTTCTTAGAGAGGTGCCTGCATCATTTCTTATACTCAACGCATTGTGAGACTTCCACTGGTGGAGGATTTTCTACCTTATAGTTCTATTTGCCAAGTTTGTACCCAGCTGACCAACTTTTTATGGATTTcatattgaatattttcgaaaatacgtTTTTGTTTACAGTTATTCACCTTGAACAACGTAGACACCACCACTACAGATATTCGCATGTTCACCCTGTGGGAAAGATTGGCTTCAGCATGAGTGCCTCGTTTGTGATTTTTTCGATTGTGGAgagctttattgattttaagAGATTGAGAGTgtctaaatatatttacagaCCCAAATGGATtcttatacttttttttgctttttccctACTGAGCattcgcatatttttttttaatatgctaACCACTGttcgtatgtgtgtataaaagtataaacaaaaaggcggaaaaatacttaaaattttttggataTCATTTTGCAAATTCTTCACACttagtatttataataattttcaaagtacAGAAATCGGTATTGGAATGTGTTGAAATATTTCTGGTTGAATAGAAAATACCATAACGTAAATTAGAGCcttaatatttacagttatatatacatatatatataaatttgcacaggttgaatatttataattaaaaaggaaatttttttgaaaaattgaaattttctattttaaacaaaagttCAAACTATAATTGTTTTGGTAAGGTAGTATAACATTGCTTggagtatatatatatcatacatTTAGTTCATTCCACTTGCAACCAActaattttggtttattttctatattttcagaAAGCGAATCATTTCACTTTCATCGCACTACGAATTATCAAAAACTTTACGTCGCATCTGAGAGACTGAGAATTTGACGAGCGTATTCTTTGATCTCCCACAAGAGCCGAACAAGAGAATGAGGGAAACTGATGGTCCACGGCTAGCGTACCGAGGGCATTGAGGTTTCTCAAGCAATAGTTTGCCACACTACATGGATCGTAGAAATGGCGGCGATATTTTGGCGCCACCTCGGCCCCCAAAGCACTTACCGCGTGTACATCGTCCTCGAGCACCCGAGCCAGAGACTATGTTAAACGGTGCGCAAATGCAACCGGAGtggcaacatcaacaacaacagcagcagcagcagcagcagcgggaACAAGAAGAACGACAGAAACAGCGGCAAATGCCGACAACAACGTCGACGGCGACAGCAGCAACGAATACGACGAGCACCGAAGTAACGCAATGTACAATTAGTAGTAACCAGCgagagcaacagcaacagcaacaacaacaacagccacaacAGCATAATTTTAATAGCAACATTTATCCAAGTCAATATAGTATTACGGGGGCCGATCGTGGTGTCGGTACAATTAGTCGAAATGATAGTGTTGCCACTAATGGTGTTACAACATTGATGCAACCAGAACTCGAGGATTACGAGATTCATCATTTGACCATACTGCCACAGCGGCCAACCACATTAAATCTCAGTCGGAACAGCAGTCACGTGAGCACCACATCCTCATCGACATCATCATCGTCCATAACCGCGGCGAATACGTTTACACGCCGTCGACAATTACCGCCTACCCCGGGTGCTGCTGCTCGACTACTTGTTAACAACAAtacgaacaacaacagtagcagcagTAGCGGCAGTAACAACGCGCGTAGCCAATCGAACAACAACGGTGGCTTAAGTGGTGGCCTCACTGGTTTACTTAGTCATTTCCATAGCACCGATCCAGCTGCTGCTTCATCAGTCACGCTGGCTCAACCGCGACCCGAGTCCCAGAGGCTCACCAACGAGTACGTCGATACTCCGTTCCGAAACGCTGCAGCAAATGCTGGCCTACCGAATCAACTGCAGCTGCAACATGCATCCCGCGCGCAACATCCGGCGGGACAGCATGATGGTGGCCAGACGACAACGCACCATCTGCTGTTGTTGCCACAGCGAGAGTTCcgtcaacagcaacagcagcaacatcaacacCAGGTACATTCGAACCGCTTGGCGGGCACAGTGGCTTCGACGACCGTCACGGCGGGCATCGATGGCACGGACGGCTTCTTACATTCGCATCATAATCACAAAACGCCTATGTCCACTGCAGCGACAACAACCTGTCCACACACTGGCAAGGTGATTCCAGTCGCGCAAAATGGgcatagcagcagcagcggttTGGGCAGCTTCACCAGCTCACTGAACGCGCAACAGTCATTCACTCCGGCAATCACAAAACAACCCGCCTCAACGACCAGCCAAACTTCGCAAATCGGCAGTAATAATTGCAAATTTGCTAAAAATCTTCCCGCGTTCGACGACTTGTTGACCATGCACAACATAGCGACGGGCATTTCCACGCCACAGGGTATGATATCCGCCGTGCACGGCGCCAGTCCGCTGGGCACGCCCATCATACTGGGCAGCAGCGGTGACACATCCTCGCTGAATCAACTGCTTTGCCCACGATGCGGTCATTGCCGTTGCGAACAGTGCCAAAGTCCACCCCATCTGCCGCAAACGTGGCTCTGCAATAAGACCTGCCTATGCAGTGCCGAATCGGTCATCGATTATGTGTCGTGTCTGTGCTGCGCCAAAGCGTTATTCTACCATTGCGCACGCGACAACGACATGGACTGCGATGATGGCTCCGGCACACCCTGCGTTGACAATCCCTGCTCATGCGGACCCTACAAACGTACGCAGCGTTGGGGTTGGCTGGGCGCACTATCGCTCGTACTACCCTGCCTTTGGTTGTATTGGCCCATGCGCGGCTGCGTCTCGTTCTGTGAGAAGTGTTACGGACGGATTGTAGGTCGTGGTTGCCGCTGTCAACAGACGGACTCGCCAACCAACATTATTCCGATATCACAGTTGGGCCTTAACGGTAACGGAAGCAGCGGCACAGCAAGCATTTTAAGCGGCAACAATGGTGGTTCCGATTCATTGAAATCAGCCGATGGACATCATCATCATAACCATCATCACCATCACAATCATCATATGCGAAAGGGCGATCTAACGCCCAAGAAACGACTGCTCGATTCAAATGGCGAATACTAAAACGACAGATAACGCATGGGTATAAATATATCTAGAAAGTTAAAGTGTTAAGGGAAAACGCCGTTTAACTAGGGTACTActtatacatactcgtatagtaCAAGTTGGATCAGCAACTGATTTCAACTGAAGAACCACTGCTGGCGGTGGGTTGTGGCGTGAGGCAGTCGTAGGGAATATGGGACCGTCGGAACGGTTCTAAAGGGTGGCGGTAGTAGGTCTAGTTTAACGAGCAAAATCGGCTGATTGTAGAGAAGTGTTATTGACTGACAATCGAGCAACAGTATTTTAATGTAAAAGAGCTTGCATTTAGCGTGCGCAATCGAGTTCcaatctctctctctcactaaTTTTAACTCCTTCTtccaaaattttgtaaaattttgtctGACCGCTGAACAGGGTGTGAACGaatcagtgttgccacataGCGCCAAGCCTGCCGCGGCAGTTTCCTAGTGTTAGAAACAGCAGAGTAGACACAGCAAGGTAACAGAACGCAAAGAGTAACTGcaacatttttacaaaaaaaaaaaaaacaatgcagAACGAAATTTACTAAATGAACTAAAATGGTAAAATAGgaagtttgaaatgaaattaaagggtCGGTTAGAAAGTAAAAGAAATGTgggaaattcataaataaactatatattttagCGTAAAACATAATAACCAAAGACTGCAAAcagataattattaattattagaaGTGTTATTTAAAGGGAAGTGAAAAGCGTGCTTTCTAATTTTAACTGTTTAATATTTCATGTGCGAgcgcaatttcattttcaatttcgatttcgatttcattttgcaattttccaattttacttAAACAAACAAATCGTCAAATATAccgtatttcactttttttcaacaggaaatttgagtaaaaaattaacTTGATTTCACCGTTTGATTTCCTTCCTGAAACcttttgtttcataaattttttttttttaattttttttataaattgtaattatttttttttttaattttctttaatgttttatttgttcACCATCTAAGTCAGGTCGTAGTGTCAGCAATTGACATTTAATTGAATACTTTATAACATAATTccattgtaaaaacaaaataaaagtaattaaataaaatacaattgtatataagaAATCGTAAACCAGACGCTTTTATAGAGTTGGAAACTGTAAAACTAAGTAAAACAAACGGAAAAAGAGTATATAAAGAAAGCGAGAGAATATATGCGAAGTGCTGAAGTTATATAAAGGCATGACTAAGGCAAGGGAGAGAATGCTTTTGAAGTTACTCGTCGCTTAAAACGCTACAAGGAGGTCTCTTAGCTGTCATGTCCACATTTGAATAAAATACTTCTAAATTTCGATTTGTAAATAGATACACAAATGTGAGCCTGTTACCTTGAGTATTTGGCCGCTTTCCAAAAGTTCGACGGAATTATACACCCATATTCAGCAGTTTAACACTCCTTTTGAGCTAAACAGataaaatagaatagaataaaaaaagcGAAAGAAATGTTTGCGATAATAAAAATCTCCGCAAATGGTTATCGTATATGTGCGATGTATTTCAAAAGCTATTCGATTTATGAAAGCTACTTGCCTTTAGCGTTCTTTATAGTCTTCGCATTCGCATTCATGCATTATTCTTTTGATTCCTACAGTCTAAATGAAAAAAAgcgaaacaaaaagcaaaataagtaaattaaatatatataatatacatacgtacgcaCACATGCTTgcgttttgtatgtatgtatgtgtgtgtgcagatAAAAAATGATGAACTtcgtaaaatgtattttataaaggAAACTTTTTGTAgcgtatacaaaataaaaaaaaaaatgagaagaaataagcataaaaatatataaaacattgcTCTTTACCATGAAACAAGCGAAACAGCACACAGCACTAGCAAATCAGTTAGTTTAATTCCAGCAGTTTTTTTCAAAGCTCCGGAAGTAATGAGTTTGcttacaaaaaacaagctgaGTACTGATTTGCAACTCTTGGACGCCGCGTTGGTTTTGTAGACGAACTAGCAGTTGTGATCTTGGTTGCTATACATATGTTCCTTAAGCTTTCACTTTCTATAGCTTTAGTTTTCAAAAAGCTAAATGAAAATGTTCAATTCCTTGTGAGTTTTCAAAATGGTTTATATACTCGTAGAGAAAAAGTAAGAAGAGCTAGCGCTTAGCTAATTGACAAAAGCTCAAACGAGCTTTAAAGCTTCAACGCGCTTTtgtcaaatttcaaaaactgtTCAAAAACTGTTTAATGGGCATAGTTTTGGCATTCTAGCTGTTGAAAAATCAGTAGActcacaaagcaacaaaaagctcaaactaaagtttttcaatttaagctttggtttataaagcttttaCATTGAAAAGTAGCACAATTCAGtctctttttaaaatattacactttTATCTTCGGTAGTTACCATAGTTTCTATATTCACTAAAAAAAACACCAGAAGCCAACCGTGTTCCGTTGAAAATTTGTAACCAACGCATCTTGCGCATTTTTTCTGCAGACTTCaagcagtaaataaataaataattgcaaagACACAAGCTAATTGATGCGTTGCTGTTTCGCCGCAAATACTGTCTGGTCCATAGATTATATCGAAAGTtataagcacacatacacacctaaACTTACACATACATCCAGAGCCTTGCGATTTTAAGTAAAATGGCGTCACTTTCGTCACAAAATTTAAACACCAAATAAATTAGgggagaaaattaaaaacatatatgtCTACTTACATGTATGGTAaatcttatttttatacaattgaaattttgtttattttatacgaggaatactattataaaaaaatcctaTAATTGCTTGAACAAGTGTAAaatagtgtatatatgtatgtaaaatgtgtgacgtaaattctaaattatttacgaagcgaaattattttttttaaatgaaagcaCTACACCTGCAAATACCGTTAAATGCCactactttatatatatgtatatgtatatgtatatgtatatgatccTTATGTGCACTGCGTTGAAGAGAGTGTAGTGAAAGTTTAAGTTATTATTTACACAGTTATATTGTGAAAACAAAACGCCAATTTTAAGTCCAATCAAGCAAAATCGTCACTTATCTTTGATAACTAAAGACAGATAAGAACTGTAAATTGTTTCGTGTAATCGTGAGCGTAGAGAGTAGTGGTAAGAAGCTAAAactactaaatttatttatacttactGATATATACAACTACGATATATCGTATATGCATAAATGTCACTATTGAATAACGGAAACAAAATATAGTTGTAGTATGAacaaagtttaaaaacaaaaacaaagcaaaaaacaaaaaaaaaaaacaaacaagcaaacaagcaaaacaaaaaccaagCTAAACttagttattaattaattttagttacggaatttaattaatgtacaattacaactattattactataattaaatattattattattatgattatgattatgactattatttaaaattaaagagaaATCTATATTATTGTTACACAAAtatgattaaaatattatacaaaatgcgcgaagtaaaattaaattgtatatgtaattaatgtaaaattgagactaatttaatgttatgtaaaaagaaaaacaacaacaacaaaactaaaaaaatagcaatcgactaaaacagaaaaaaagtaaacaagctCCATGTCTTCGTACTCGTATGCGTGCGCTTACGCGAGGGACATGGCACTGCAAAAATCGCGATTCAGCGTTAATTTTGAATGAGACCAACAGTGCATCAGTGGAGATCTTTCAGAAGCGAAAgttcaatacttttttttttgcgttccAAATAGTTTTGTACGGACCACGCCTACATCACACGTTTGCAGAGGCCTTGGCGTGGTCCTTGCCTGAGATTTATTTGCGCGTGTTGCACGATGATTTTTGCATGGCAACCCCACGCTTAAGCGCACACATACGCACCGACGCAAAGTAGGCGTGTGTGGGGGGAGCGACGttgtttgaatttgttttgttttgttttgttttgttttgttttgtttttaataagcgaacaggaatattatttattttatttgtaacatattttaatactaCGAGTACTACTAAACTAAatgtatgaaagaaaaatagACTCAAACCGTTTGTAAATTTCAAAAGATAAAACACTAAAACCAACTGTATGTTAATACTATACCACATACTgtctatatattgtatgtatgtacatgcataagtgtgtgtgtgtgtctgtgtgtgacgtgtatgtatgtatgtacgaaaacaaacaagtgaaataaacatttaaaaaattagaaataatgaaagaaagaaagtaACCAAATCGATTTCACACACGCATTAATAtcgacatacaaacaaacattcatGCCACGCAGAGAatgcatatatgcacatacacacaaacatacatagatactAAAGTTAACGAGAATGATGAtgttaatgatgatgatgatgcacTCATAGAGTTGAAgaaatgattattattattaaatacgaaataaataaacaaaaaaaatcataaaatactaaaattttaattcgccGTGTTTTCATTGACCTCAACAAGTTGCAAGCAAGTTAGTTAGTTAATTGCTACAGTTTGAAATGCAGATACTTATTAGCTCATTGCAGCTTTACCGTTGTTATATTGAGATAGATAAAAAAGAAACCGAGCAACTGATTCACTGATGAGCCAAGTGAAATAGTGAAATTGGTCAGAGTGTACACTTTACGGCTCGGCTCTACAGCGCCTCTAAACACGTCTCAGCAGAAGCTGTAGCAGAGTTGCAACGATGAATGTTGCAAAACAACAGTTCTCAACAGTGAATTGTCGATTCATTCTGCGAATTGTTGcctaaaatatatacacactttTCTGTACAAGCACTGTGCACTGTGAAGCTATTTAAGAGACCTTCCCGGAAAGACTTTGCAGTCTCTAACAACATGACTCGAAGATTTGAGTGAGTATCCACTGGCTCCATGTAGCTGGAAGTTCAGTAATCGCAGGTAAGTACATACGCATTGGAGTTCCACTGCTTGGATATCTGTTCAAGACCAATTAGACGGCCGACTGGCTTTTTTCCAAAGAATTAAAGTACGATATTTATgacgaaatcgaaaaaaatattgattcgcCGACATTCTTTCATTTCAGCTAACGCTAAGCGCTCTTTTTAAATTGTTCTAGCGCTGTTGCGCTGTTTTGATCAGTACCATTTTGGTCAGCAAATTGTAATTGATTCCGCGGATAGACATTTAAGGTGCACCTTCAAAAACGCACACATGGACAcatccatatatatgtacttccaGAGAGGAGTATCCAAAATCATACAGCTGAGGGAAATGCGAGCAACGGCGAAAAGATGGCATACGGCatacggcagcagcagcagcaccgcTCGAAGCGCAACAACTctggcaacaacaatgaaatcaaataaaattaaaaacattaacaacaacaacaacaactatagcagcaataacaaccacAATTGCCCGCGACAGCAGGCAGGCAATGAgggaaaaataaaactaaagcaGCTGCTTCCGGTGTTTGATTGATAGTGAACTGGCAGTTTGTTTATCTCTTGGATttgaaagcaaaacaacaacaagaacaacaacacaacgacAAACTGAAAACTGACTACATACACTGCGACTTTATATGGGCGTGTGTATATGTACTtgcaagtgtatgtatgtagtggcAGCACACAGTGAGACTCCTGCGAGTGAAACACAAACGAATGGAAtggaaaagaaaaacattctaGAGCGGCAAGAGCACACATGAAGAGCGATGACTGATGCAGatgtgtgtggtgtgtgtgtgtgtgtgtggagctgTGTTCAATTGCTCCGAGCGATAAGCGCTATGCACTGCCTACGCGAGCGCCGACGACGAGGGAACACAATCAGAGTAGAGCGGCAGAATGAGTGTCTGTCTGTGGCGAAAAGATGCGAATGAGAAAGGGACACTCTCGCGGTCGCCGCTGCATTGCGGCGAgacactttatttttaaatgcatgcaacaaacatacactcatatacatatatacatatatatccatgcactgtgtgtgtgtgtgtgtgtgattatgTTTGTAGGGGCATATTTACATAGAAATTTGAAGCATACAACAACATGCACACATAATCGAACGCAAACCCACACACTTTAATATGTTTGCATTgcgttgtacaacaacaacaactgcaacaaagtACACAAACATGCGATACTAGGGTGAACCAGAATTCTATGGTCTTTGCATATTTCTTTGTACACTTTCTGCTGAACGGATAAAGGAGTGTCGGTTAAAAGACCTCCTATACGaggtatgttaaaaaataacggtaatttttatttttttttttacaataaacatctttaaaatatttcccaTTCGTTATTATGCGCTTGTGTTAGCGCTTCTTCCACTCCGCTTCTTCTAATCTGACCgcttctcaaactcaatttttgggaAAGAAAAATGTTGACAATTGAACTCTCCACACtcacgaaattttaaattttacacccACCCTAATACACTGTGGCATATAAACACACGCACCGGCAATCGTTCCGCCATTCCGCCATTTCGCCATTGAATGGAACGTCGAGCCTGTCATTCAGTTGCTGGGGTGCACCATGTGTGCGCGCGAACGCTGATGCCCCACTGTAGCACACAGGAAATCAGCtaaattgcaacaaaagcagcaacaacaacgacaacgacaacaacagcaacggtaACAACAATCATCAAAACAGCTACATCCGCCAATGCAAAAGAAATTATGTAGCgcaaaaataatagcaacaacacaaaatgcACGTTTATGTTGCAGACGATGGAGATGATGCTTCAACCGGCACCCAGCATCCGCTCACTCACACAAAAATACTTGGAAATATTAACACTCGCATGCAGTTTTACAGTTACGAAAGATGGACTGAGTTATCTTAGCAATTTCAGGcgatgaaaatcaaatgcagaACAGAGCACAGagaatttgtgttgttgtaatttgtaataGAGTTCATTTTTTTGATCAGCTAGTTAAGATGTTGACTATTGGGCAAGAAAGTTCAGGTATATACTGATATATTGGATCTAAGATCGATTAATTGATCATATTAATGAGTCTCCGACAAAATGGACGAAATTTGTGGAAACTCCTTCACAAGCCTCTTACTTGGACGACTTCAAGAcccttttttcaaaattttttactgtGAACTCCAGTCCGCTCACCTATTTCGTTCGTATCTCGGCACATTGAAGTCCTGTTCTCGAAACAAGGCGTACTCCCAACGgcaaattttttgttagttgTGAAAAAACTACAGCCGATCCGGTTTCCCTGTACGTTCCCGGAAAAAAATACTTGCGCACACGCCTCCCTAAAATTCATTatatgatacatatgtatgtggcaaAACGGACCGGCTGCTTTGCTATCGGAAAACATGAACTTCTGACAGCGGATGCGGAGCAAAACCGAATTTGTTGCCCCCAATTTTCTGCTGACAACAGGCGCTATGAAGGGAGCCGAATTTGGGGTGAGTGCTGTGCAGCTATTGGCAACGTCAGCATACACATCgagaatattgttgttgttgttgttgttgttgttgttgcaacaaacgTAGATCacgcagctgttgttgttgactgcGAGTTGAGTGAtaattccattt containing:
- the LOC105211746 gene encoding protein sprouty is translated as MDRRNGGDILAPPRPPKHLPRVHRPRAPEPETMLNGAQMQPEWQHQQQQQQQQQQREQEERQKQRQMPTTTSTATAATNTTSTEVTQCTISSNQREQQQQQQQQQPQQHNFNSNIYPSQYSITGADRGVGTISRNDSVATNGVTTLMQPELEDYEIHHLTILPQRPTTLNLSRNSSHVSTTSSSTSSSSITAANTFTRRRQLPPTPGAAARLLVNNNTNNNSSSSSGSNNARSQSNNNGGLSGGLTGLLSHFHSTDPAAASSVTLAQPRPESQRLTNEYVDTPFRNAAANAGLPNQLQLQHASRAQHPAGQHDGGQTTTHHLLLLPQREFRQQQQQQHQHQVHSNRLAGTVASTTVTAGIDGTDGFLHSHHNHKTPMSTAATTTCPHTGKVIPVAQNGHSSSSGLGSFTSSLNAQQSFTPAITKQPASTTSQTSQIGSNNCKFAKNLPAFDDLLTMHNIATGISTPQGMISAVHGASPLGTPIILGSSGDTSSLNQLLCPRCGHCRCEQCQSPPHLPQTWLCNKTCLCSAESVIDYVSCLCCAKALFYHCARDNDMDCDDGSGTPCVDNPCSCGPYKRTQRWGWLGALSLVLPCLWLYWPMRGCVSFCEKCYGRIVGRGCRCQQTDSPTNIIPISQLGLNGNGSSGTASILSGNNGGSDSLKSADGHHHHNHHHHHNHHMRKGDLTPKKRLLDSNGEY